GAACCATAGCTCAGCCGTATATTAGTGGCCTTCATCTCGTATTGCAacaatggagaggtggatgaagaacttcatttggacaggtgagattgatactgtaaaaaaaaatatcagttaGATGAGAATTGTGTTGCAGGCCTAAGGATGAAGGTGGGTTGGGGCTGCAAAGGCTTAGAGACATAAACAAAGCCATGCTCTGTAATATGGTCTAGAGGGTCAAGCATAAGAAATCCTTAGCATGCAAATTTTTAAGGGCGAGATTCCTGAGGGGTGATGGATCTTTCAAGAAATCCTATAAGCCATCCTCAATTTGGCCTGGCTTTAGGAAGATGTGGGAGTTTGTGGCTTCCAAAGAAGCCTGGATGATTGGAAATGGGAAAATCATTAATTTCTGATTGGATAAATGGTTGGGCCGAAAATCCATCCTAGAGCTGGTTGTCTTGGAGGGAGAGTCGAGTCGAGTCTCCACTGCAAGGGAAAGGTCAGCGACTTCATTGACAATTTCAAATGGAAATTGCCAAATGTTATCTCCGCTTTGCTGcatgatatttttgagaaaattcagACTATTAAAATTCCCTCTTATACTTGAAGATATGTGTTTGTGGAATCTATCTTTTGATGggattttcaattctaattctgcCTGGGAAGATATTAGGATCCGTAACCCGAAAGTGCTATGGTTCTCTCTGATTTGGGGTAAAAAGATGCAGCCTAAGGTGTCTATCTTTGGTTGGAGAATGGTGCACGACAAGCTCCCTACGGATGACACTGTTCAGAAGATGGGCATTGCCCTTATCTCTAAATGCAGCTTATGTGGAATGGAGGCTGAGACAACGACTCATATATTCCTTCAATGCTCCTACTCGGAGGATATATGGCTCTTTTTCTGTGGGTGCTTTAATGTGGCATGGAAGAAAGCTGGAACCATGCCTGATTTCTTTCAATGGTGgagaaaaaagcaaaaatctGTTTGCTGCAAAGAAACGTGGATCATGGGGTTACTAATAGTGGCTGATCATATTTGAcatgaaagaaataatagaaggCATGATGGCAAGGCAAGACCGGCTAGGTTCTTGAAGCAGATGATACTAGAGGATATACCTTCTGCTAAGCCAAGCATCAAAGGCAAAGTTAAGACAACGGCTGATCTCATTTGTTGCAGGAAGCTTGGAATTCCGATTTAGAGTCCTCCCTCTCAATTGATCTTAGAGGTTTTTTGGTGCAAGCCCGAGGTCAATTGGATTAAACTGAACTTTGACGGAAGCTCAAGGGGCAACCCAGGTCCCGCAGGTGCAGGCAGAATTTTTCGTGACCACAGGGGAGGCATTCTTgaatcctataaaatttttatgggagTCTCAAAAGTCTTCCAAGCTGAAGTCGAAGGCCTTATGGTGGGGCTAATGCTAGCTCGAGAGCTGGGCCTTACATTTCTATGCATGGAGACAGATTCTAGTGCAGGAGCAATCTCTatccaacaaaagaaaatcccatggTTTGCAGTGAAGAGATGGATCTTCCTACAGCCATATTTGGAGAGTATCACATGAAAAATAATTCACAACTTTAGGGAAGCAAACTCGATTGTCGACTACCTGGCTAGAGATGCGGCAAAGATAGGGATATCAGCCTCAAATATCGATTTTCCTACCCACATAAAAGATCTTATTAGAAGAGATGCTGAGGGCAGGccaaactatagatttgattagtgCGCTTCActttcccctgctgatggcaatgccaaaggtggggttcAGGGAAGTGATTTTACTTTTTTGTTGAATCTATTTTTTTAGCTTGGTGTAGctctgttattttttttttcccacttttcttcattttaatataatgaatttttagcgaaaaaaaaataaatctctaCTTGGTAATGGAATCTAGTAGGTGTGCCTAGATTTGGTTATGCAAGTGTTTGGAACATTACCTTGGTTCAAATGTGGCATGTACAAACATGTGTTGATGGAGTGATTCATGGAATTGATAAAATAAACCTTGGTTACAGGTTTCACCATCATTGTATTGGTTTATGACTTTGTATGAAGGCCGGATCATAAAGCTAGAAAGGCTAAGGATCTaaataacaaattaaaaaatataaaaagcataTATATGTTTTGGATATATATATGTGGTGAGGCTAGTAAGATAGAGTTATCAACTCTATGTTTATGTAGTCAAGAAAAATAATTACTATGATTTGTATACAGTCTCAGATCACTAAAGTGATATCATCTAAAGGAATGAGCTCCAGAAGGTCTATGTCAAaggtcatgtgatggacacccaacctatgtgaagaggTAAATTCTtgaattaggttcaaagggTAAAAACAAAGTCACTGGATGACTTGTCTAGTACTACTAAAATATTTGCCCATTCTGGTTATATGGGAAAGTAATACCACCACAATGAAAGAATGATGAGTTGTAGACTCTTACTTAAGCCGAATCTCATGAAATGTAGGGGTGTGTTAACTGTGGTGCATACTATGGGCTAACCAATGTGGATGTAGGGGGTTAGGCCGCCTATCGATGAGAGTTTTATGGGCAAACTCTCTAAACATTCATAAAACTAGGATAGGGGACAAGGCTGACTTttagtaaaaaagaaaatgtccATTTCATAAAGGGATCGTAGTCAAGGTCGATCGGTAGATTATGACTGGTGGACTAGTCAGCTACGACGACGAGGAAATGTTCAAGTAGTCTAGCTTCACCCGTACTCTGTAGCGTAGTTATTAGGcctagtgtaggttcaagtcctGAAGACACCTGTAACGAAGTGTTCTATTGTATTTTATATGCTCAATAGTTTGATTCAGGATTTCTCGATTTTTGAAACTTGTATCTTTACTAGTTTTATTGAATATTTTAATCTTGTGGGGGGATTGTTggaatattttaataattttaaaatcaaagatttaaaatattattttatttcatcaaaGTGTGTATTAGAGAGGTTTGTCTCTTCCTAATAGGCACCTAAGTGACCAATAGGTGTGACTATTGGAAAGCATGTCTGAATGATCAACAGACATGTATTATGGAAGAGACATGACTTTTCGGAGCACCCATTGAAAGTGATCATTCTTCTCCTATATATAATAAGACCATCCCTATTTCAGAaaggtttttttggttttcttcattattgtttggttttattcttttgaaCTATTGAGTTTAGCCTTACTCTCCCAAAGGATCATAGTCTGTGTACAATCAGACAAAGATCAgtgattgttttattttgaaggTAAAACACATGAATCCTCAATTGTACCATTGGATGGGGCGTTTCAGATCTTCAAGAAAGTATCTATTTTGATACAATTCAACTTATTTGGTTCGTTAACTTAAACAATCGGTGCCAATCTTCTTCATTAGTTCATATTGTTTCAATCAAATAATGCATCTCAATAATATCGATCATGTAATTCTCAACATCGAGTGCTTATTTTTAACAATTTCTCACAAAAACGAGTGCGATGCTTTTGGAGTGATTGTGAGACTCATTTTCACCCACACATGAATTAACTTGTCTCTTTGTAGCAATGCCTCTCTGGACCACCAACAAAACGTGGATGGACCACTTTTGCTCACGAGGTGCCGTaatcaagaaggaagaaaaatgtGGCTCTCGTGCTGTATTGGAGACTTGGAGTCAATACAAGTACAAAAAGTagaaaaagtagaaaaagaaaaggacaatTTAAAGAAAAGGACTGACAGTTGACAGAAAGTTGGAGAAGAAAATAGAGGCAAAATCCTACAGTTATTGCTCAAACCTCTAAAGAAGATACCATGTTGGGAGGTCATCTCAGTTCTAGAATTGGAAGAATCTTTGATTCAAATTAAATAATGGATTATTTGATTTTGGTGGTTGCACCATCGGTGGTGAAATTCTAATAATTGTGTTTTAAACTCAAATGCTTGCTAAGAGAAAGAAGTCTAGAGTAAGATTGCCGGGGGAGAGAGACTTGATCTACCTTTATTTAAAccctatcttcttttttttttagaataaacCTTATCTCACACCATTCATGAGGTGTGGGAATCCAAATTTATCAAAGTAAGGATTTAGGATCAGGTTCTCATTCGAGAACCATTTTCGTATAGTGCCTGATCTATAGTTGGAATCCACTCAATCTCTCAATCTGTtgtaagaaaagagagattaagtggaTTCTGTAAGAAACAGAATATAGGCAATAtatataagactttgacaaacactcaattaatataataaaatgaAGAAGGGGAGTATCACTTACAGATCAAAGTAAAGATGTAAAAATGTAAACAAAAGATCTCCAAAACAggtagagttgagtcgtatcaaaatactctccttaaggtatttgaacaccCCGTATATGTATGCACCTGGGTTGACCACAAgtcctcacctccaagataaatcAACTCTCCAAACACTTAAGGTGCAACTCCAATAAGTGTTTGCAATAGGGAATAACGAATGTTATACTCACTATTTATACTATGTACAAAACGTAGAAAACATAGTGTTTTTAGGAAAACATAGTCAATTGTTTGCAAAACACTAAGTAGACAGAATGTTGACAGAGAGCACTTTCACCCAACAGAGAGGACGAATACAGATctgaatttgaatttcaaaaaattcaaattcgaatTTTGTGTAACATGATATATATCTCTTGACACCCGCACCCGTACCCGATCTCGACCTAGCTCGtgtgattcaaaagcaccctaAGAACCCCCATAAACACATAACAAGAGAGAGTTCCCCTCCAAAaggcttgcacccttaagaaaCTATCCTTCTTATATACCCCTCACACCTTTTATGCAAaatcaatgtgggactaaactttgtgaAAAGTTACTTTAGCTCACTTTCAACTTGTCTTTACTTGTGTACAAACCATTTTCAAAAAGCAAAAAGGGGGGCAAAGGATTTTGGcattatttgaaactttaatactaaagtaattttatattttatattataaaatccAACAGATTCTAAGTGTGAATCAGGTATTGTACTAAGTGAGTCCGGATTAGGTCCTCttatgagaaccattcttgtatTATGCCTATTCCACACTTAAAATccatttattcttgtttttttcaattattttttattttgaatggaGTCCAAGCGTTGATCAAACACCGTACATACGAAAATCATTATCGTATAAGGATACCTGATGTTGAAACTCTCACCGGATCCACCAATGACTTTTTCAACCCCTAAGTCATAAGTCATTTTCAACTTTCGCTTTTAGATTGCAAATTCTATTAAATTTTATTGATCCAACTTGCTACCGACGATATAGAAAGCCAACTAATTCCATTCATCATTCAGGGTCCCAACTTTAATGCATAATAATCAAACTAGGGTGTTGAATGGTTGGTGAAAAGAAGACTGGATTAGGCCTCACTCAGAAAAAAGGTTTTTAAAGGAgataatatcaaatttattccAAAGAATGAAAAACTGTACAACAACTAAAGATAACTCCCACTAATCAAACACAATTAAGGCAAGAGGTAAGAAGACCAGCAAAGCTATATTGTGAAGCAAAAGAATCCATCCCGTACAAAATCCAAGTTTGCTTCAGAGAAGCCCATAACCCATAACCACACAAAACCAATGAAGGAGAGCCAGAAGTTAAATAACCAAACCTTAGGAgaacaaaggaaaaataaagtgGCAAACAATGTTCTTCTCCAAGTATGTGCTGTTGTTTCTTCTCCTATGCAGATCTGTAGCATCACAACAAGAAGATGTTGGTTTCACCTACAATGGCTTTCAAGGAGTTAACATGAGCTTGGATGGTTTAGCCCAGGTAACAGATAATGGTCTCCTCATGTTGGTAAACACCACAACGGTACAGGTGGGTCATGCCTTCTACCCCCAGCCAATTCACTTTAGAAATTCTTCCACTGGTAATGTTATCTCCTTCTCTACTACTTTTGTATTCGCCATGTTCTCTGAGTTACAAACACTAGGAGGTCCTGGAATCGTATTCGTGATCGCACCCTCCAGAGGGTTCCCTTATGCTTTGTCAACCAGTTATATGGGCATCTTCAACACCAGTAACCTCGGCAACTCATCCAACCATGTAGTTGGAGTCGAGTTGGATACCTTCCAAAATGCACAGTTTAATGATATCGATGATAACCACGTCGGTATTGATATTAACGACTTGAGATCTATTAAAGCTGCTCCGGCATCTTATTTTAGTGATCAAGAAAATCGACGGGTGAACCTAAGCCTTTACAGTGGACACACCATGCAACTTTGGGTGGAATATGATGGTACAGAGAAGCAACTTAATGTGACTTTAGCTCCCACTACCGTCCCTGCCAAACCAACCATCCCACTCTTGTCTTTGAACATTGATCTTTCACGGTACATGGTAGATCCTATGTTCCTGGGCTTCTCATCATCTACTTCTGCTGTAAAAACACCTCAATATGTGTTGGGGTGGAGCTTCAAGATGAATGGAAAAGCAAAAGAACTCTCTCTATCCCATCTTCCTAAGCTTCCTCGAATGGGACCCAAACCAAAATCTAAAATTCTTAACATTGGATTGCCTGTGATCGGTACTAGTTTATTGTTCATGTCGATTTTTGTCATCCAATTTATTGttgcaaggaagaagaagttcgcagaagttcttgaagattggGAACTTGAATATGGACCTCACAGGTTCAAATATAAAGATCTCTACATTGCAACCAAAGGGTTTCATGACAAGGAGCTTCTTGGTGTCGGTGGCTTTGGTAAAGTCTACAGAGGTGTATTACCCACTTCAAAAGAAGAAGTTGCAGTGAAGAGAGTATCACATGATTCAACACAAGGGGTGAGGGAATTCATTGCTGAGATCATCAGCATCGGTAAATTGCAGCATCGAAACATAGTAACACTCTTGGGGTATTGCCGACGTAAAGGAGAGCTACTTCTAGTCTATGAATTTATGCCCAATGGGAGTTTAGACAAGTTCCTTTTTCATCATCAATCCACAGCAGGGAAGACAAAATTGAGTTGGAATCAAAGGtttcaaataattaaaaatgtgGCATCGGCATTACTATATCTTCATGAAGAATGGGAACAAGTTGTGGTTCACAGAGACATCAAGTCCAGTAATGTCATGTTAGATAGGGAGCTGAACGGAAGATTGGGAGATTTTGGGCTCGCAAAATTATATGATCATGGAGGGGATCCCAAAACCACCCATGTGGTGGGGACTTTTGGTTATCTTGCACCAGAATTCGCAAAAACTGGGAAAGCAAATCCTAGTGTGGATGTGTTTgcatttggggttttcttgctCGAAGTCGCTTGTGGTAGAAGGCCTATAGATGTGAAAGCATCAGAAGAGTGCCTTGAATT
The DNA window shown above is from Macadamia integrifolia cultivar HAES 741 unplaced genomic scaffold, SCU_Mint_v3 scaffold2471, whole genome shotgun sequence and carries:
- the LOC122066570 gene encoding L-type lectin-domain containing receptor kinase IV.2-like, which gives rise to MFFSKYVLLFLLLCRSVASQQEDVGFTYNGFQGVNMSLDGLAQVTDNGLLMLVNTTTVQVGHAFYPQPIHFRNSSTGNVISFSTTFVFAMFSELQTLGGPGIVFVIAPSRGFPYALSTSYMGIFNTSNLGNSSNHVVGVELDTFQNAQFNDIDDNHVGIDINDLRSIKAAPASYFSDQENRRVNLSLYSGHTMQLWVEYDGTEKQLNVTLAPTTVPAKPTIPLLSLNIDLSRYMVDPMFLGFSSSTSAVKTPQYVLGWSFKMNGKAKELSLSHLPKLPRMGPKPKSKILNIGLPVIGTSLLFMSIFVIQFIVARKKKFAEVLEDWELEYGPHRFKYKDLYIATKGFHDKELLGVGGFGKVYRGVLPTSKEEVAVKRVSHDSTQGVREFIAEIISIGKLQHRNIVTLLGYCRRKGELLLVYEFMPNGSLDKFLFHHQSTAGKTKLSWNQRFQIIKNVASALLYLHEEWEQVVVHRDIKSSNVMLDRELNGRLGDFGLAKLYDHGGDPKTTHVVGTFGYLAPEFAKTGKANPSVDVFAFGVFLLEVACGRRPIDVKASEECLELVDWVISSWNRGMILETVDPKLELNYKVEEMELVLKLGLLCSQSDPTARPSMREVVRYLEGEIPLPELPSLVSENTSEVSFWCPYLSGGKSPPSSIAESILSGGR